Below is a window of Williamwhitmania sp. DNA.
TCAATGGATTACTCAGCTGCGGAGTTCCTAGCGATTGGGCTACCCACATGATTGGGCATGAGCTTACTGCATTCCATGGCCTTTCACACGGCGTTACACTTGCCATTGTGCTTCCCTCTCTGCTACGCACACTGATAGAGGACAAGGAACTTAAGTTGGTGCAGTATGCCGAACGGGTTTGGGATATTAAGACCGGAACCGACCGTGAAAAGGCACTTGCTGCCATTGATAAAACGGAGGAGTTTTTCCAAGCGATGGGTATAAAGACTAAACTCACCGGTTATGGCATTGGTGCCGAAAATTTCTCGAAGATTATTAAGCGATTTGAAGATCGTGGCTGGGTAGTGCTTGGCGAACGTCGTAGCGTTACTCCCAAAAAAGTTCTTGAGATCCTTAAAAACTGTCTTTAAGCATTATGCATATTGATAAAAAAAGAGCCCTTCAACGAGGGCTCTTTTTTTGTGGTATCTACTTTTTATCGAAAAGTTTTGTGAATTCTTTCTTTGTGCGTTTTTTCCAATCGCCCTTATGCCATAGGTAGCTAATCATGAGTGGAATTACGGTGGTTGCTTCAGCATACACCATCTGCTCGTAGGTGGTGTCTACCTTTCCCCACGACGAAGCTTCCTTTAAAGTGGAGGAGGAGCAGGCACCGTCGCGCACGTCGGCAACGGTAATTTGAATGGCATACTTGTGCATGGGCACGTCAATGCCAAGGCATTCGGCGCAAACAACAGTATCCTGAGTGAAGTTCTTGGGAACACCTCCGCCAACCATGAACAGTCCGGTTACCTTAGCTTCAATCTTTATCATGGTGAGCTCGCGGAAATCCTTTACTGAGTCGATGGATACGTGAGCATCGGGTCTTTCCCACTGGTGCATTACCAAACCGAAACCAGCGCTTGAATCGCTGAAAGCAGGGCAGAAAATGGGCACATTGTGCTCGTAGCATACCTGAACGAGCGAATCCTTCTTCACAGAGTGTTGGGTGAGATATTTGCCCATCTCCTTGATGAATTCGCGGGAGGAGTATGCGCCTGGTTTCATACCATCGGCAATCATCTTAATGGTAGAATCACAGTTTTGCAGCTCTTGCTCATTGATGTAGGTATCGTAAATGCGGTCAACGTAGTTGTCGCGTAGCACGTTATCATTTACAAACTGGCTTCCACGATAGTGCTTAAAGCCGAGTGCTTCAAAAAAATCCATGTCTACAATGGAGGCACCCGTAGCAACGATGCAATCAACCATGTTGTTTTTCACCATATCAACATACACCTGCATGCAGCCGCCAGCACTGGTGCTTCCTGCAAGGGTAAGTATGTTGGAACACTCCTTGTCGTTGATCATCATGTCGTAGATGTCGGTGGCATTGGCCACTTCGCGCGAAGAAAACGACATCTTGCGCATGCTGTTGATAATGGGGGTGGAGTCAAACGACTTGATATCCACGTGCTCGATGGTTTCTTTGAAGAAATCTTTCTTTTCCATTTGTTTGTGTGGGTTTTTAACCAAAGCAACTTAGCGCCTTTTTCGCAAAGGCAAGTTAATTTACGGTATTGTTTGAAAACTCAGTTAATTACTCTTTTAACAGCGGTTTTAGTATACTTGGCAGCTAAGTTGCTCAAGACTATTCTCCGCTGGGTGGTTATTTCATACTACGATGCCTTTAAGATGGGATAGTAGTAGGAGGTAAAGCAAAGCGCGACGAGTGCTGTGCCGTATTTTTTTTGTGGAACAAAACTTTCTGTAAGAAAATGGATATCCTCCAAGCGATAATCGTCGGAGAAGCCATTGAAGTAGAGTTCGTCGAGACTGGAGCGGAGTAACGACTTTAGCTCAACAAGCTCATAGTTTCCGTAATGCTCGCAAACCAATCCACCAAATTTTTGATCTGTTTTTTTATTGTAAAGCCACCCGTAAACAATGCCGGCAGAGGCTCTTTCGCCCTTGTTGGCAGTACACGTGGACATTATGGATTCGATAACAGCCCCATGCTCAATGGTAGTAGGGCGTTCAATTTTAGTGGCAATGCGGGGAAGGATGGAGGAGTAGGTCATGATATTGGCCATTTCAATGTTAGCCGCCTTGAGCGCTAGGTGGTAGGAGCCGGCATGAATGGCTATGTCGCTTTCGCCAACGCCACCTGTTTCGAAGTAGTCCTTTGGAATTCTATTTCCAACCAGAATACCCTGTGATTCTTTCTTGACCTCAGTAGTAGGAGAGAAAGAGCGTAGTGTAGTTGTTTGTTCGGTCATCGTCGCACATAAAATTGATGTTGGTTAATACTCAAGAAGATATTTTTTGCAGTGCTAATGGACTGCTCAAAAATTATTTTTGGATGAGAGGGAATCGATTTTCTGGAGTGATGAAAATGCCCTAGGAGCACCAGATTAAACCTGCTCCTCAATGAATTCCCTTAGAAATAATCAAATCAACCGAATGGTTAGGGATTGAGGGAGCGTAAAAAGGATGTGGTTTCGGAAAAACATCCTGGCGTAGTATTCTCTTTTTGCCGATTTCGACCGAGAGTTAAGATAAAGTTTCATTTCAATTGGGTATTAAAATAAGTTTGAAATAAACCCTCTTTCTCTACACCCTCCTTCCCATGCGCTTTGCACATGTTCGAGATTGCTTGTGTAACCGAGTGAGTTGTAATAAAATGCTTCGCTGGAAAACACCTTTAAAATTTTTGCAAGTATATGAAAAAAATCGACGATTTGCCGATGATTCATAACTTTTTATTGATTTTTTTTGAAGGGTGCTTGTGTCATCTGCAATAAGTTGATTAAGAGTAAGATGTTCCGCTCATTTTGGAGATTATTGTTGGGTGAAAATATCAAAAAAAAAGCCAGCCGACTGGCTGACTCTTTTTCGCTATAACCTGATAGATTTACTTTGTCGAATCAGGTTGAGCGTAAATACACTGACCTCTATTGGGACCTTGAGGATTCATGCCCATACCTCTTCCGTTTCCCATGCCTCTGCCATTCCTCATACCTCTACCATTTCCCATACCTTTTCCATTTCTCATTCCTTGACCCATCATTCCTCTGCCTGATGAAATGTGGGCATTGAAGTAAACCTTTTGCTCGTCGGTGAGAATGTTGCGGATTTGGTTTTGATGAGCAACACGTTTCTTCATTAAATCGGCCTTTAGTTTCGAGATTTCATCGATGGTTTTGTTAACCTCGTTCATGTCTGGCTTGTCGGCAGAGGTAAGAGTATTCAGATGTGCCTGCTTCTCTTTAATCATATTCTGAATGGGAGTAACCTCTTTCATGTGTGCTACTCGGAACTCCTGAATCTTGGCTTTTTGGTCATCGGTGAGCTTTGGGATCATATTTTCCATCCCAACGCACATGGGTGCCTTCATCTGCCTCTGATTCATTGGCTGTGCAAATGCACTGCTTGAGTTGATTAGTAGTGCTGCAATAAATGTTGCGGCAACATAAGATAATTTTGTTTTCATGGCTTTAAAATTATTATGTGAAACATTAAATGATTCTGAATTTAGTTATTTGGCCGATTCATCATGCCGCGACCATTTCTCCCGTGCCGCATTGGCCCGCGCTGTGAGGGGTCGTCAAACTGAAGGAGCAGCTGTTGCTGTTCCGGTGAGCAATGTGGCTTCAGCAGTAAAAAATGCCTTACCGTAAGCCCTTTCATCTGGGCGTAGGTTGTTCCAATCTCATTCAGCAACTCTTGTATTCTAATGGAATCGGGATTTTCTTTTAGCAGCTCAAGGTGCAGCTGTTGGTGAATATCTCTCATCCGGTCCATGGTTGCTTGGTTTTCGTCCATAAATTCATGCCTGATTTGCCGCATCATCTGCATTTGATCAGGGGAGAACTTCGCATTTCGCATTTGTTGTCCCATGTTCTGGAGGTATGCTGACCGTGTATACCGGCTTCCTCCGAATGGATTAAAGTATATGGTGGCAATGGTTGCAATGTTGGTGGCTATTAGAACAAGCACCGTTATGGAGAGTAATCTTATTTTCTTTTCAATTGTCATGGCTATTGCGTGTTACTTGTCGGTGTCGGTCGAAAAAATGTAGTCATCCATTGGAGTTGAGTAGGAGGCCTGCTGAAGGGTGATTTCTGAGGTGGCGGTGGCGCTAAGAGTGCCAGTGCCAGAGTAAGTAGTGTTGCCAATCATAAGTCCAAGCATAATACCTGCAGCAATGGAGGCTACCGCGGTGTACCAGTGGATGGGACGAATGGTTAACGATTGCTGGCCTTCCTTTAGCACCTTCTCCATTATCTTCGATTGAAGAAAGAAGGGTGGAGCAACGCTTTTTTCTCTGGCTATTTCACCAAGAAGCTGCACAACCATTGCAAATCTAGTGGAGCAACTTTGGCAACTCTCCATGTGTGAGGCAACCTCGGCAACCGGTTGGGTGATTCCGGTATCCAACATTTTTTGCAGCTCGTTATTGAATTCTTGGCAGTTCATTGTAGTGAATTTTATGATTAGACAACTTCATTTTTAAAAACTTGCGCGTTCAGGAAATTTTTTCGATGGTGGTGATGATTTTTTTTCTGGCGCGAAATATTAATGACTCCACCGCCGAAACCGATAGCTTCATCACTTCAGCAATTTCGGCATAGCTGAGTTCGTCGTATTTACTTAGGGTGAAGGCCACGCGCTGGTTATCAGGCAGCTTACCAAGTGTTACTTGCAAAATTTTAACCTGCTGCTCCTCCTCCATGTTTTCTTGGGCGTTAGGGCTATAGTCTTGCAACAGGTCGGTAGGATTTTGGTTTCCTTGAAAGAGGCCATCTATACTTTGCACCACCCACGACCGCTTTTTCTTTTTCAACAAGTTGAGCGATTTGTTTATGGTGATTCGGTAGAGCCAGGTGGCAAAGCTGGAGTTGTTTCGAAAGCTGGCAAGTGAGCGAAATGCTTCCAAAAATACATCTTGGGTAATATCCTCAGCATCGGAATGGTTATGCAGTAATCCCATTGCAGTGTTGAATACTCGATGCTGATGTTCGGTGACCAGCTGCGCAAATTGCTCTGGTTCACCCTCGAGTACTCTTTTAATCAACAGCTCTTCCAGCATAAAATAGCTCAATTTCTCATTTAGACCTCCAATTCAGAAAAAACTTGCGCGAAAGGGTTTACTAATACAAAAAAAATCATGAAACTTGTAACGTGAATTGGAACAACGCATTTTGCATTTCACCATAAATATAACCTTTATATACACCAAACGCTAATCGCGCTGTCATGGGAATAAGGTATAAAATTTTGAGCGGCTTTGTGCTCATGGGGTTAATGTTGTTGATTTCGGGAGCCATGTCGATGTACCTGATGACAACGCTGGGGAAATCGGTCTCGGGATTGCTGCAGGACAACTATAGAAGCATTGAGATTTCGAAGCAGATGCTGAATTCGCTGGAGCTGGAAAATTCCGGTGTTCTTGATGTCATGATTGGGAATGTGGATACGGGTATGAGCCAGGTAAATGCTGGACGTGAGCAGTTTGACGCAGGCATTAAGGCGGCCATGGGAAATCTCACCCTCTTTAATGAAAAGGAGTCGGTGGATTCCATCGTGGTGTCGCATCAGAAGCTAGTGGAACTGTTTGCAAACTTGCCCGAGCGCGCAAAACGTCAGGAGCTTGACCGCATGTGGTATGTAAAGGAGCTTAACCCTGCCTACAACGAGGTGGCAAAAACCGTTAAGGTGCTTATGACCATTAATGAGGCTGCCCTTTTCACCAATGCATCAAGCCTCGAACATGGCGCATATCGAGCCATTATGCCTGGTATAATTGCCATAGCGGCTGGTATTTTCCTGACCATCCTTTTCAACTACTTTTTGATCCACTACTTTGTGGCACCCATTATAAGAATTACTCGAGGTGTAGATGATTTTGTAAGGCTTAAAATTCCATTCGATATTAACGTGGAAACTAAGGACGAGATAGGTAAGCTCCGAGAGGCAATCTTGAGCTTGATTTCTTTGGTGAAGAAGGTTCAGAAAAACTAGCGAGCAAGGATTTATATGAGGTGGCATATTGTAATACGGACTGTAGGAATGGTGCTGCTGTTTAATGCAGCATTCATGATAATAGCTTCGTTAATTTCTCTCTACAACAACGATAGTGGATTCTTTCCCCTGTTGTTGAGCGCGTTGGTTACCATTGTTATTGCAGTGTTTCCGCTGGTGTTTGTTCCATATACGACCGACCTAAACAACAAGGAGGGCTATGCCATTGTGGTACTTAGCTGGATATTTTCGTGCTTAGTTGGATTATTGCCATACGTGATTTGGGGAGGCGAATTCACCTTAACCAACGCGTGGTTCGAAAGCGTTTCGGGCTATACAACCACCGGATCCACCATTCTGAACAACGTTGAGGCACTTCCCCCTGGGCTACTTTTTTGGCGTGCGTCAACCCACTTTATTGGGGGTATTGGGGTAGTGCTGTTTGCCCTAGTGGTGATGCCTGCCTTTGGAAAACTTAAAACATCCCTATCCAAAATTGAACTCTCTCCGCTGGCCAAGGACAACTTT
It encodes the following:
- a CDS encoding sigma-70 family RNA polymerase sigma factor, producing MLEELLIKRVLEGEPEQFAQLVTEHQHRVFNTAMGLLHNHSDAEDITQDVFLEAFRSLASFRNNSSFATWLYRITINKSLNLLKKKKRSWVVQSIDGLFQGNQNPTDLLQDYSPNAQENMEEEQQVKILQVTLGKLPDNQRVAFTLSKYDELSYAEIAEVMKLSVSAVESLIFRARKKIITTIEKIS
- a CDS encoding pyruvoyl-dependent arginine decarboxylase, which produces MTEQTTTLRSFSPTTEVKKESQGILVGNRIPKDYFETGGVGESDIAIHAGSYHLALKAANIEMANIMTYSSILPRIATKIERPTTIEHGAVIESIMSTCTANKGERASAGIVYGWLYNKKTDQKFGGLVCEHYGNYELVELKSLLRSSLDELYFNGFSDDYRLEDIHFLTESFVPQKKYGTALVALCFTSYYYPILKAS
- a CDS encoding periplasmic heavy metal sensor; this encodes MTIEKKIRLLSITVLVLIATNIATIATIYFNPFGGSRYTRSAYLQNMGQQMRNAKFSPDQMQMMRQIRHEFMDENQATMDRMRDIHQQLHLELLKENPDSIRIQELLNEIGTTYAQMKGLTVRHFLLLKPHCSPEQQQLLLQFDDPSQRGPMRHGRNGRGMMNRPNN
- a CDS encoding MCP four helix bundle domain-containing protein encodes the protein MGIRYKILSGFVLMGLMLLISGAMSMYLMTTLGKSVSGLLQDNYRSIEISKQMLNSLELENSGVLDVMIGNVDTGMSQVNAGREQFDAGIKAAMGNLTLFNEKESVDSIVVSHQKLVELFANLPERAKRQELDRMWYVKELNPAYNEVAKTVKVLMTINEAALFTNASSLEHGAYRAIMPGIIAIAAGIFLTILFNYFLIHYFVAPIIRITRGVDDFVRLKIPFDINVETKDEIGKLREAILSLISLVKKVQKN
- a CDS encoding deoxyhypusine synthase — its product is MEKKDFFKETIEHVDIKSFDSTPIINSMRKMSFSSREVANATDIYDMMINDKECSNILTLAGSTSAGGCMQVYVDMVKNNMVDCIVATGASIVDMDFFEALGFKHYRGSQFVNDNVLRDNYVDRIYDTYINEQELQNCDSTIKMIADGMKPGAYSSREFIKEMGKYLTQHSVKKDSLVQVCYEHNVPIFCPAFSDSSAGFGLVMHQWERPDAHVSIDSVKDFRELTMIKIEAKVTGLFMVGGGVPKNFTQDTVVCAECLGIDVPMHKYAIQITVADVRDGACSSSTLKEASSWGKVDTTYEQMVYAEATTVIPLMISYLWHKGDWKKRTKKEFTKLFDKK
- a CDS encoding Spy/CpxP family protein refolding chaperone, which codes for MKTKLSYVAATFIAALLINSSSAFAQPMNQRQMKAPMCVGMENMIPKLTDDQKAKIQEFRVAHMKEVTPIQNMIKEKQAHLNTLTSADKPDMNEVNKTIDEISKLKADLMKKRVAHQNQIRNILTDEQKVYFNAHISSGRGMMGQGMRNGKGMGNGRGMRNGRGMGNGRGMGMNPQGPNRGQCIYAQPDSTK